The Juglans microcarpa x Juglans regia isolate MS1-56 chromosome 8D, Jm3101_v1.0, whole genome shotgun sequence genomic sequence tttttaaagttatcaTATCTCAAGTTCCACAACACTTATTCTTCACAACTCTCAcatgaaaaatagataataagTGGATGCCATAGCATGTGCACCTAACACTAGTACTACCACATATAATAGATTTTCTTAACCTCTAGTATTAACTCCATTGTTTGTTTAAATGCTGCATATTGTGCATATATGTCAGTCACCACATATTGCATCAGTACCTAGTGGGCACTCTGTGGTAAGGTGGAAAATCAAATTTGCAATGATTTGTTCATTGATTCAAGCAAATACTCAACTCAGCTTCAGACTATTTTCTATGAATCAGTACCTTGGTTaaagaaaaaccagaaaaatgacaaaatgagtCGATCATCATGATCTATGCTTTGGCTTTATTAGAACATTAACAAGTTCCAAGTCAAATTCTACAGTACATTTGGAAAGAAGTTCTAGCTTTCCCTTGAATCTTGGAGATTCTTGTTTATCTCTCCACTACTAACAagtaatatttatgataattaaggAAAAGAGAACAGAACATGACTTTTTCATCTTTGCAGGCAAAGGAGGAAGATACTTCCTAGAGAGCCCACCCAACCAACAACCCATTAGTTGTCACGAGCTTGGACCCTTTTAGAAAAGTATTAGAAGAAATCTTTGGATACACCCGATGTCTACTACTAGAAACACACCACTTGTCTTCCAATGGCGGCGGGGTTGGCCGCCAGCTTTCAGCACTACCGCCTTTTCCACTACAATCAAGGAAATCTTTTCAAGTTCTAAAGCAGCACTTGAGGCACGCACGCACTTTGATTACATTATATATACCactttatcttctttttcttaagCTCGTGTTAAAAAGGGCAGCTCTTGCACATGCATGTATATcattaaaagatattttggtTGGTGTATCTCAAAGATTACATTGATAAACTCTACATACACTTGTATATTCATAATCTCCCTCTACCCCCTACTTTCTGATTGTTTAATGGGGAAGTACCTTATCGCAATTTCATGCATATCCTGATCCATATGCAGTGCGGATCGAAAGGGTGTGCTTACTGAATAAAACTAATGCAACTATCACAAGCTGCTTCTAATGCAACTACCACGAGCTGCTTACTGAATAAAACTAATGCAACTATCACGAGCTGCTTCTAATGCAACTATCACGAGCTGCTTACTGAATAAAACTAATGCAACTATCACGAGCTGCTTCTAATGCAACTATCACGAGCTGCTTACTGAATAAAACTAATGCAACTATCACGAGCACTTTGTGCCAAGGCCTGAGGGAGATATTTTGAGTTTAGAAACCGGAGAGATGATTTTGAGTTTGTGTAATATTAAACAGGAAAAACTGGTCTAAATTTCCACCcattaactttttctctccttttttttcttgtcaaatAGTACTTTAGCACAGACACGCGGGAATTATTATGGCCATGACGGATGTAAATGAGTTGGCTAGATTCACTGATCTGAGGGTTCAACAAAGAAAAGGTGGAAGTAAAGATTCCAAACAACTATATACCTTGTTAGTAAATTCtccatatattttgtaatttgctGTACGTGTACAGCAAATTACAAAATGTCTCGGGCTAGATTCCTGAACCTGTAATCTCGATGAACATGTACATGGAGTAGTTGACTGTAAAGTGATCAGTACGTAGTGCTTTCATGTCTCAAGATCCACCACTCAATCGAAagattcttccttttttttttttttcatttctttgttatattttatgagtATACAATGCTTTTTAAGCCGTTCAACTATGATTAGAGTTCAAGGCCATTGTCAGCTTGGAAAATTATCATCCCTAAACGGAAAGCATTCTCTAGGTGTGCTTTGTTCCATGTATggaatttcattttcatgtggTCTTTCTCCACCACCAAGATTCATAGTGGTGGTGGGGCTTCTCATTTTAGACGGATGGTTAATGGCTGCTGAAGCTGAGCCGTCTCTTACTGTTTGGGGCTTTACCAAACGACCCACCTCTTGGATTCTCCTGCAGTAGTTATCAAGTTGTACTTTCGGTCTTAAGCTTCCTAGTCTAGACCCATCCCTTAAGATCCTATCACTTGTCCATTGGTCTAAAATCGAACGAGCTTTGTTAGTATTCATCAAATTGTCTTGACTCTACAAAATTTGCACTTTAAATGGTGCTTAAGGAGGTGCCATTAATTCTGCCACATCTTTACATTTATGTTGGCTATGTGATGGGACCTTAATACATGACTCAAACATACCGTGCTCATTTGGattaagagatgagatgagatattttagatgaaagatgaacgttaaataaaatatttttaaaatattattttttaatattattattgttttagaatttgaaaatgttgaattatttattatattttgtataaaaatttaagaaaattgtaatgatgagatgagataaaacactttccGAATCCAAACATAACCTAAATTACTCTGATATTTGTTAGATATTTTATTCACCCTTCTCCAATAATTAGTACCAGTATAGGAATCAGCATCAAAAGGTTTAAACCAGGACATAGTTGAAACCCCACCACCTGAGGCCAAGACAATGAATAATGCAACTAGACCACTCGACTTAGTGTTTGCAGTCACAACACTTCTTTACATCCTAATTTTGTGGCTGTATGGACTATGCTGCTTTCGAAGACATCAGTATGACTGGAAACCTCCTCGCTGATTTCTGATTGACAGGGCAGATCATGCTGCCATCGTAATACACCTGCAAGGTGCATGCCATGTTCATTGCCAACCCCTTTACGCCTTCATCAACAGAATCAAACCAGAAAGATTAGCTATTTGGATGAAGATTAGTGCAATGAAAATTGCTCAATAATTCTAAGACAGGGAAATACTTGGTCCTTAGGATTTCAATAATTGTTATACTGTTAATAACTCAACACTGACCCATTTCTTGGATGCTTCGATAAAGGTTACTGATCATAGTGGTACTTATGGTCTCAGCCAGCCAGGCCATCCCCCACCATCAGATCATGACATGTTGAATGGCTTCATCATCGATCAGTTTCTGTTTGATCGAACAAGCTTTGGCGGCCGTATACATTGGATGGTCTTGATTGTTCATGCCATGTCCCCTTGTTTGTTGGTGGTGCATATAACACTTAGGATAATGATACCCTTACACCTCATTCATTACTATTTTACTAtccacatatattttttttcttttactatttgaatctagattaaaaatttcagaatataactttcttgcataatctagaagaaaataaattcaaccaaccaacgtaatcatgtaatttaatttaaaataaattcaattttataaaaattgactttcCTTTCAAGAGTGTcatgttataaaatttttaattcaaattcaaagagcaaaatggggaaaaaaaacagTTGAGTAGTCAACCAGTAGTAAATGAGGTGTAATGATATCATTACCCTAACAATTATTGCACTTTCaataatgataggcttactacctTCTACCACCCATTTACTAAGCCTATCATTATATAccaattcttccatatatatgtAGGTTGTGGGCTATGGGATGGGACCTTTTAGCCTTTTAGGATTGAAACATTGTGTGCACATTCAACTACTTTGATGACTAGTTGGATTAGTAGATCACCACACACCACCAATTAGTAGTAAGAATCGAGCATCATATTCCATGTAATCTTGTTACCTGCACCAGCAATTTGATCAAAAGGATCTGAACCGTTTATTTCATGGAGAAGGAATCTTTGTTTTTTGGAGTTGTGCAATGGTAGGTATTAGACATTGTTGGTGATGATAGTCTGAAGGAAGTAATTAGATTTGGACAGAACTTTTGCTTAATTCCAATATGTTACATACAGGGTGACGTCTTTCTTTCCTTGAAAacagtaaaaagaaaaacagaagtCTGCTAAGCAATAACCTTGATAGTTAACAACATCCATTTAAGCTTGTCATGAGCATGAACAAGAATTGAAATTCGAAAGGCtgtttctttctttgctttAGATCAGTTGATGTGCAATGATGATTGCGTTGAACTTCAACCTAGTAGCTGGTGGCGAAGGGCTTATAAGACTTGAGATCGAGAACAACCCCCGCAATTGAGCCAGCAGCTGCGGCTATGGTGATGATGAGGCAAGCACCACTCAGGATTTGAAGGCAAAGCCATTTTGTGCTCCACTTGGGTATCTTCTTTTGCACTATATACATCTCCACAGGGAAGTAAACTGTGAGAGGCCAAAAACCCAGAGCCCCAAGAAGTCCTACCACATCATTAAAGAAGGGTAGAAGCATTGATATCACAGTGGTTATGATCACAAAAATTGTCCTCCAAAACAACCGGAAGAGGTTGAGTCTGTAGGGATGATGGAAACCAGGGATCGGGATTATGATGTCTTTGTTGACAAAATCACTATCCGGGAATCTTTCTTTAGCGCTTTTCTCAATGAATGCGTACAGGGGTTGGCAATAAACTTGGTATGCACCAACAAGGTGGATTACTATGGCAGCATTTGCTATGTCCAGAAGCCAATATGGGTTATAGAAACCAAAACCGGTGAGGAGGTTTCCGGGGGCGAGGTCCCCAAAAGCAGCATAACCCATGCACCCACAGAGCATGTAGAAAAGGGTTGTGACTGCAACACTAAGTAGAGTGGCCTTCTTCATTGTCTTGGACTCTGAAGGTGGGGATTTAACTGTGTCCTGTTTTTAGCCAGTATTAGTTAGTTCAACATGTAAACTCaactataaatagaaaatagaaattatgaaaattttggcACAAAAATATACCTGAATTTCAATAAGGATCATGGAGTAAGAGTACGCAAAAGCTATGTCCCCCAGTGCTTGGAAGCTCCTCCATATCTTTTGTGTTTGAGTCACAGTGCCAATGCTTATTCCAGTCAGACTTCCCCTGAACTTTCCAGTTTCTGATGATTGATCAAGTGCAGAAAAAAACCCAAGTTAATAAATATGTCAAGTTTCTGGAAAatggaaaagtaaaaaaaaaaaatgatatgaaggAAGTTAATATGTACCTGCAACTTTGGCCACACCAAGGCCAAGACCAATTGTTGAATAAGTGAAGGACATCACAGCTGCCACAATGGAGAGCCACCACAACTGATCGAAGTCTGGAATTTGAGAGAAAAGTATTTCAACAACGCCAAAAGCAATCATGTATGGGTTGCTGTTGATTTGGCATGGATCATTGCCTTGACTGCTGTGGAAGCAATTAGACCTTTTGATTGCCCtgtttgatcaaaaccaaaatgACCCATTAAGCGCGCCCTATAGAGTTCCAAACACCACTATTAACAACAAATGGAAATCCCATCTCCACATGATTTCAAACTTACATCATGCTTATGGATGATGCTATGGTGTAGCCAATGGCTACTCCAAAGAGGTTCAAGTACTGAACTAGCCCACATATCTTGACCTTTGCTCCAcctagaatattaaaaaaaccacAAACAGATTAAGATTTAAAACTTCAAAAACAATCGCCTTTTTTAGTTtaagccaaaaagaaaaagacaaacactGGAAAATTTACCAAGGTTTGATCGCACAGCATCCATGTAGGTATAGTTTCTCTTGCCAGTGTGACGGTCCCCAGAACGATAACATGCAGAGAGGAGTGTGGAAGTGTAGTAAGtgacaaaagaaaacaagaacatGACTGCAGGGCCAGCAACCCATCCCAGCTGACCAATGGCCCAAGCCAAGGACAAAACCCCGGACCCAATCACAGCTGTAATTATGTGAGCACTAGCAGTCCAAACCGTCCCTGGATGAGTAATCACATGGAAAACAATCGAACAATTAGTAACAAACACATTCAAACTAGAACTATTTTTGTTTAGCATTTATGGGAGGTACTTTTGCTGCTCCAAAGAAAGagcccaaatatttaaaattactgaAGATTGTGCTATGGAAATTTACCCGTTCGCTTGAGACGACCATCGTCGTCGAAGCACTTGGAGCCGCCTTGTGGATGGACGTCGACTGAGACATCGAAAACTTGGTGGTGGGAAAGCTGGTTTTTTGCTGCAATGTTCTCACCCATCTTTGTCTATGAAAGGAAACCAACACGAAACAAGCCTTTTGTGTGAGATACAAAAGAAGCACCAATGTCcccctttttattttatctctaaaGTAACCTCAATAAAAGTCTGTGCACTGCTTAATATGCAAGTGAAAGAGAGAcagaaagacagagagagagagagagagcagaaaCAGTTGGCACTGTATGTATGTTTTTAACTCTTCACTGATATCAACTGACACTGAGATTGATACACACCCCAAGAGTCACAGAAACCCAAAGAGATTCAGAAAACTTGAAAGGGTTTGCTGTAAAGAGACTCGAGACCAGCTTGGTGTCCCTGAGACTCTGCTGTTGAAGACTGAATTGAATTTGGCGAGGGGGGAGGGGGTATATATAGCTGTAGCTCTGCTGCTACGAATGTGAGCTTGAGAGGTGGGACAACGGCACAGACCCACGTGGTTAAAAGACTCCAAGAGTGCTGTCTTTACGTCAACGATCGACTCTATATTTTCGTGTTCCTCACACACGCACGCGCCCCCCACGGCCATAAGG encodes the following:
- the LOC121242964 gene encoding amino acid permease 3-like isoform X1; the protein is MKTKMGENIAAKNQLSHHQVFDVSVDVHPQGGSKCFDDDGRLKRTGTVWTASAHIITAVIGSGVLSLAWAIGQLGWVAGPAVMFLFSFVTYYTSTLLSACYRSGDRHTGKRNYTYMDAVRSNLGGAKVKICGLVQYLNLFGVAIGYTIASSISMMAIKRSNCFHSSQGNDPCQINSNPYMIAFGVVEILFSQIPDFDQLWWLSIVAAVMSFTYSTIGLGLGVAKVAETGKFRGSLTGISIGTVTQTQKIWRSFQALGDIAFAYSYSMILIEIQDTVKSPPSESKTMKKATLLSVAVTTLFYMLCGCMGYAAFGDLAPGNLLTGFGFYNPYWLLDIANAAIVIHLVGAYQVYCQPLYAFIEKSAKERFPDSDFVNKDIIIPIPGFHHPYRLNLFRLFWRTIFVIITTVISMLLPFFNDVVGLLGALGFWPLTVYFPVEMYIVQKKIPKWSTKWLCLQILSGACLIITIAAAAGSIAGVVLDLKSYKPFATSY
- the LOC121242964 gene encoding amino acid permease 3-like isoform X2 — protein: MGENIAAKNQLSHHQVFDVSVDVHPQGGSKCFDDDGRLKRTGTVWTASAHIITAVIGSGVLSLAWAIGQLGWVAGPAVMFLFSFVTYYTSTLLSACYRSGDRHTGKRNYTYMDAVRSNLGGAKVKICGLVQYLNLFGVAIGYTIASSISMMAIKRSNCFHSSQGNDPCQINSNPYMIAFGVVEILFSQIPDFDQLWWLSIVAAVMSFTYSTIGLGLGVAKVAETGKFRGSLTGISIGTVTQTQKIWRSFQALGDIAFAYSYSMILIEIQDTVKSPPSESKTMKKATLLSVAVTTLFYMLCGCMGYAAFGDLAPGNLLTGFGFYNPYWLLDIANAAIVIHLVGAYQVYCQPLYAFIEKSAKERFPDSDFVNKDIIIPIPGFHHPYRLNLFRLFWRTIFVIITTVISMLLPFFNDVVGLLGALGFWPLTVYFPVEMYIVQKKIPKWSTKWLCLQILSGACLIITIAAAAGSIAGVVLDLKSYKPFATSY